One region of Mus musculus strain C57BL/6J chromosome 15, GRCm38.p6 C57BL/6J genomic DNA includes:
- the Ly6g2 gene encoding lymphocyte antigen 6 complex, locus G2 isoform X1 encodes MDSSHATRTCVFILLVALLCAEGAQGLECYCCLGVPLETSCKTMTCPYSDGFCVTQEEEVIVDSHTIKVKSNLCLPICPTNPETTEFLGNAVNVKTFCCKEDLCNAAVLTEGSTWTMAGVILFSLGSVHLQTLL; translated from the exons ATGGACAGTTCTCATGCTACAAGGACCTGTGTGTTCATCCTTCTTGTGGCCCTATTGTGTGCAGAAGGAG CTCAGGGGCTGGAGTGCTACTGTTGCCTGGGGGTCCCACTTGAGACTTCCTGCAAAACAATGACCTGCCCCTACTCTGATGGATTCTGTGTTACTCAGGAAGAAGAAGTTATTGTGG ACTCTCACACAATCAAAGTAAAGAGCAATCTCTGCCTTCCCATCTGCCCTACTAATCCTGAAACTACTGAGTTCCTGGGTAATGCTGTCAACGTGAAGACTTTCTGTTGCAAGGAAGACCTCTGCAATGCAGCAGTTCTCACTGAAGGCAGCACCTGGACCATGGCAGGGGTAATTCTGTTCAGCCTGGGCTCAGTCCACCTACAGACCTTGCTGTGA
- the Ly6g2 gene encoding lymphocyte antigen 6 complex, locus G2 isoform X2 translates to MDSSHATRTCVFILLVALLCAEGAQGLECYCCLGVPLETSCKTMTCPYSDGFCVTQEEEVIVDSHTIKVKSNLCLPICPTNPETTEFLGNAVNVKTFCCKEDLCNAAVLTEGSTWTMAGESSWK, encoded by the exons ATGGACAGTTCTCATGCTACAAGGACCTGTGTGTTCATCCTTCTTGTGGCCCTATTGTGTGCAGAAGGAG CTCAGGGGCTGGAGTGCTACTGTTGCCTGGGGGTCCCACTTGAGACTTCCTGCAAAACAATGACCTGCCCCTACTCTGATGGATTCTGTGTTACTCAGGAAGAAGAAGTTATTGTGG ACTCTCACACAATCAAAGTAAAGAGCAATCTCTGCCTTCCCATCTGCCCTACTAATCCTGAAACTACTGAGTTCCTGGGTAATGCTGTCAACGTGAAGACTTTCTGTTGCAAGGAAGACCTCTGCAATGCAGCAGTTCTCACTGAAGGCAGCACCTGGACCATGGCAGGG GAGTCCTCATGGAAATAG